A single Comamonas sp. NLF-1-9 DNA region contains:
- a CDS encoding electron transfer flavoprotein subunit alpha/FixB family protein, translating to MTALVIAEHDNASLKAATLNAVTAAAACGGDVHVLVAGENAGAAAQAAAQIAGVAKVLHADGASLKDGLAENLAAQVLAVAGDYSHILFPATASGKNVAPRVAAKLDVAQISDITKVDAPDTFERPIYAGNAVATVQSGDAVKVITVRSTGFDAAAATGGSASVQTVAAVADSGKSSFVGRELSKSDRPELTAAKVIVSGGRALGSSEKFNEVLTPLADKLGAAIGASRAAVDAGYAANDLQVGQTGKIVAPELYIACGISGAIQHLAGMKDSKVIVAINKDEEAPIFSVADYGLVADLFEAVPELVKAL from the coding sequence ACTCGTCATTGCCGAACACGACAACGCCAGCCTCAAGGCTGCCACCCTCAACGCCGTCACCGCCGCCGCTGCCTGCGGGGGCGATGTGCATGTGCTGGTCGCCGGGGAGAACGCCGGCGCCGCCGCGCAGGCCGCCGCGCAGATCGCCGGCGTGGCCAAGGTATTGCACGCCGACGGCGCTAGTCTCAAGGACGGCCTGGCGGAAAACCTCGCCGCCCAGGTGCTGGCCGTCGCCGGCGACTACAGCCACATCCTGTTTCCCGCCACTGCCAGTGGCAAGAACGTGGCGCCGCGCGTGGCCGCCAAGCTCGATGTGGCGCAGATCTCCGACATCACCAAGGTCGACGCCCCCGACACCTTCGAGCGCCCGATCTACGCCGGCAACGCCGTCGCCACGGTGCAGTCGGGCGACGCGGTCAAGGTGATCACGGTGCGCAGCACCGGCTTTGACGCTGCTGCGGCCACGGGCGGCTCGGCCTCGGTGCAAACCGTCGCTGCCGTCGCCGACAGCGGCAAGAGCAGCTTTGTCGGGCGCGAGCTCAGCAAGAGCGATCGCCCCGAACTGACGGCGGCCAAGGTCATCGTCTCCGGCGGCCGCGCGCTGGGCAGCAGCGAGAAGTTCAATGAAGTGCTCACCCCGCTGGCCGACAAGCTCGGCGCTGCCATCGGCGCGAGCCGTGCGGCGGTGGACGCGGGCTACGCGGCCAACGACCTGCAGGTCGGCCAGACCGGCAAGATCGTCGCGCCCGAGCTCTACATCGCCTGCGGCATTTCGGGCGCCATCCAGCACCTCGCCGGCATGAAGGACTCCAAGGTGATCGTCGCGATCAACAAGGACGAGGAAGCGCCCATCTTCAGCGTGGCCGATTACGGTCTGGTGGCAGACCTGTTCGAGGCCGTGCCGGAACTGGTCAAGGCTCTCTGA